The Sphingomonas sp. NBWT7 nucleotide sequence GCGCAAAGACTTTCTCGGCGAGTCGGACGTCAGCGATGTCGGGGCGGATTGCCTCGCGCGTCGGATCGAATGCGCGCGAGCGTCCGGTAAGCGCGAACGACCTACGCGCTGGCGCGGCGCTGAGGGGGCTCTTCTCCCTCGCCGATGAACTGACCGAACTCCTCAAGAAAATCTGCCCCTTCGGATGTGCGTGCGACGAAGATATTACGCTTGTCGCTGTCGTCACGCTGGCGCCGCAGATAGCCGAGCGCGCCGAGCCTGTTCAAGGCGCGAGTGACGACGGGTTTCGAGACATTGAGAATACGGGCAAGGCCGCGTACCGTGTGCGGGCCGGGTTTGAGGTAGACGACGAGCAACAGCGCCATCTGCCGATTGGTCAGATCAGGCTCGCCCGAGCGAACGTAATCGACCAACGTCTTCATCCATGAGCTCAGCTCTGTATTCATGAAGCTCGCCACGGTACATCTTCCGGGTTCGGGGACCGGATGGTCCAGCCGTTCGCGAGAGTTAACGTCCTCCTGCGCCACTGGTTTCAGCCCCGTGACGAATTCGGCAGGCTACTCGTTTTCCGGACGTACGACCGGTCGGACGACGGCGGCAGTTGATCGCGCGGGGGGCTCGCCCTATGTGCGCGCATCCGCTTCGGGCGGCCGGCCAACGATCGAGACTTGCATGTTCACCTTCCTCCTCGTCCTTCAGGCGATCATCGCCGCCGCCCTCGTGACGGTGATCCTGATGCAGCGATCGGAGGGGGGCGGGCTTACCACCGGTGGTAGCCCGTCGGGACTGATGTCGGCGCGCGGCGCGGCCGATTTGCTGACGCGCGCGACGGCGGTCCTGGCAAGCGCGTTCGTGTTGCTGTCGATCGGCCTGGCGGTGCTCGCCGCGACTCGCGGCGGGACCAGCGTCGATACCTCGCTCGAGCGGACGGTTCCCGTTACCGCACCGGCGCCTGCGCCTAAAGCCGATGGCGCGCCCTTTGCGGGTGCGCAGGACGAGGCCGCGCGGGCCGCAGCGAACGCGTCTACGCCGGCCGACAACGGCGTGCCGCTCGCCAACTGATCGTACCGCTTCGCCGGTTTCGCGGCGCCTGCGCGTGCGCAGGCGCTTGTTCCCCATGCCTGATAAAGAGTAGTCCGATATCCCCATGGCGCGGTTCATTTTCATCACCGGCGGCGTGGTCTCCTCGCTCGGCAAAGGTCTGATGGCGGCAAGCCTTGCCGCCCTGTTGCAGGCGCGTGGCTATCGCGTGCGGATCCGCAAGTTCGATCCCTATCTGAACGTCGATCCGGGCACGATGAGCCCGTACCAGCACGGCGAGGTCTACGTTACCGACGACGGCGCGGAGACCGACCTCGACC carries:
- a CDS encoding MarR family transcriptional regulator, with the translated sequence MKTLVDYVRSGEPDLTNRQMALLLVVYLKPGPHTVRGLARILNVSKPVVTRALNRLGALGYLRRQRDDSDKRNIFVARTSEGADFLEEFGQFIGEGEEPPQRRASA
- the secG gene encoding preprotein translocase subunit SecG, which gives rise to MFTFLLVLQAIIAAALVTVILMQRSEGGGLTTGGSPSGLMSARGAADLLTRATAVLASAFVLLSIGLAVLAATRGGTSVDTSLERTVPVTAPAPAPKADGAPFAGAQDEAARAAANASTPADNGVPLAN